aaaaattggatttattttaagatgagTGATACGTTTATTTTGGTGCTGTACTGCAAGGCTTTAAAGATCAGCTAAACTGATGTGACTGTGTGTCTAAAGTGTCCTCAGAGGTGAGACTGTGCCTGAAGAAGGAAGGCTGTCTGTGAACATCCATGAATACTGAAACTTTCTTTCTCCCTCTCAGAGGAGATCCAAAGAATTCTGCCAGCGAACACACAAAGAAGCGAGGCCTTCAGCAATATTTAAAGTGGAGGGCTGCATTCTGTTGGCACAAAAGAGGCTTTTCAGCTCCAGCTCAATGATGACCAGTGTTCTGACAGACACTGCCCGCTGAtatttaagcacaaaaatgCCCATTGAAGCTTTGGTCACGCTGGTCTCTCTTCAGTATGGCTCTCTTTCATTCTATGTAAAATACTAAAcagttttgggatttttttttttcttccactgaaGGCTACCAATTCCACACCggttttataaaaataaaaattaatcatCTAAAGGTTGGTTTTAAACGATACAAATaagaaagtcttttttttttttttttctcctccctaCAGTCTGGAGGCTGAATTTAGGGGTCTGTCTGTGTAATCAGGGCCGCTCAGAGCTCTGCCTCACCACGTGGGGAGAGCCTGGATTAAATAAAGCTCATAGCGTGGTTCCTCTTTAGTTATGGATATTAGAAAATGCCTCTCAACTGACTGATTCAGACCTCAGAATACTGCCCCAATTCATAATGCCGCTACAGCTGGGTggcttgaacttttttttttttttttcctcttctattCTTAGTAGAAATTACAAGCTGACGGGGGTGAAGGGACAAATTGAAAATCCATTAGTCTGCCGTTTACTCCGGTGAAAGCAGGGTGTCACAGTGGGGGAGAGTTAAAGGCTTTAATCTTTACAACTGGGTCACAAAATTTacagtttcctgttttaaaagGCTCAAACAATTTTGCTGACATTTACTGCTGAAATGGGACTGGATCAGGTATTGGTTTGGGCCTGTTTTCAGCCAGGCGATGAGGCTGTTTGTGCTCACGCGATGGCTGCAGCAGGAGGGGCGTGCAGGATCTGGGGACGGCTGTGGTTCAATCGTAATTTCAAGTGGGCTTTTGTTAAACAATTAAAGTGCACAATAGATTTTATTACATTCGCTTACGAATGCATCTTCATTCCCCTTCATATCTAGTGTTGCATGGTTacgtaacttttttttgttgtatccAGTGAGCTGAATAATCCTTTGATTGACCCGGCATTGACTCCTGTCTACCCCCGGTGGACATGGGCTAGCTATTGAATTTCAGCTACTCAGTAAGAGCTGTGAGAAGTCCATGTTGCACAGCTGCTATTTAATCAGAGTGCAACATGTGTTTTCTCACTGATTGTGGGGTGTTTAAGAGTCGACTCATTTCACTGCCTGTGAGACGGCGCATACATGTGATTCAAAGTGGCCTGTGGTTTCCTGTTGTTTTTATCTTACGTCACTGGTGACTGCAGCACTGGCTACTAAATGAAGGTCCGTCTTTCATTTCTGAAATCCAGTTTCCCACCTGAGTATTTATGCTGTTTGTCCCTTTTTATGTCTTCACTCCTCATGTGTCCACTGTTGTCTGTCCCATCATGCTTAACTCTGGGTCTTGATTTCAGAACCAGGAGCAGCTAAGGGACCCCGACACTGACTTGATGCACAACGACGCCGACCTGACCTTCACGTTTGGTGACACCGCCATCACAGCCAACGGGGCGTCCACCAGCAGGTCGGATGCCGCCGGGGGGTCGGGCTGGAGCGCAAATGGAAAAAGGAGCGGCAGCACATCAGAGGAGGCCCTGGAGCGGGAGCTGGACTCCCGTGAGCAGGAGCTGCTGAGCCGAGGCACACGCCTGGTTTTCCCCATGGAGGACCACGTCTGACCCTGCCTGACCACCCGCCCTGTCTGAACTTCCACCTTCCCTGGCCTGACCCCCACCGAGACGATCTCGCCATCAGCTCTTTCCAGTTCCATGCAGGCAGAGTGCCCAGCCCTTCAAAGATAAGACAGATCAGAGAGATGGGAGCTGACAGCAGGGAAGGGTTCATTGCGACCCGTGGCTCTCTCAAAGCCAGGGAGCAGAGCTCCAGGAGCGTTTCATCCTCATTAGATAGGGAGTTTATTCCAAAGAAGACACAATACCCCTGTGGTGTAGAGGGACACTTCTTCAGACCGTGTTCTCTGCAGAAGAAGACAAACGTTTTTGACAGGGCACGGAAATTGTGTATACCCCCAACACTGTGGTTGCGCTGGATAGGAAGCTGGGTCACACTTTGTGATGTGGCCAGTTTGTCTTCACAGTTTATCCATCGGCATTAACCAAccacaaaaaacaactttgactAAAAGTTCTGGGGTAAAGGTCTACCTGATGACATTTACTGATGAACAACAGTTTCTGGTAGGCTTGTGAAATCATTGCTGTTGAGGACTTAAGCAAAGAGGGAAGGCATtttcctctcagccacttcaaCTTTAAGATGGTTTAATAATACTAGCATGTAAATAACTACAGTACTGGAATTTGTTTCTCTTTGGTTGAGGCCATTAACACTCGGCTGCAGACAGTATGTGAACATCTGCTCTTTCAAATGACCTGGATCGTGTTTTGTGTTAAATTGTATCTCATGACACAACTTGATGCCGCTGACGTCTCTAGATTCCATTTAGGAATAAAAAAAGGGCATGAGGATTTGCACTCTAACAAGGTTAATAACCAGCTTACAAAGTGAAGTAAAGAGCTGGCCATTGTAGCGTTCCATCTCAGCATTGTGTACTGATGTATTGAATTTTTTTGAAACGCCTATTACAGTcgcaaaatataacaaaatacgCAATCTTTACATAGTGGATATTAAAAGTTCTAAGTGTTGACGAATTATATTCATAAgaagttaaattattttcagtttttttagctTAACAGCTTTTTAGTTGGACCTTTTTGCAATTGCTGCAGGGTTAACATTACCGtgaagacacttttttttttcttccttttaaactGATCACTTTAAGACCAAAAATCTGCAGcaaataaaaaccttcaaacCAAGCTGAGACCAACAAAGGTTTGACACATAATGTCCTAAAAACATTGACTTTTTAGATTTATCAGAACGATGAACTTAAAATCCAGGAGCTGGGGAAGAGCTAGCTTGAATTAGCTTAGAAAGCATCTTTAATAATTAACATGTAGGTAGTTTGTTTCAACTGTATGCAAATATAGACAAAATTAGTAAGCAGGGTTAGTTTTTGGATGTTCTTGTACAGATTTCACAGAAAGTTAAAGTGCTTTAAAGTGGAAACAAGAATTTTGCAACAGGTTTACCCCTAGCATGCGACCTAGCTTAAAATCGGCCTAGTCTTCAACAAGCAGGTTatgtaacattaaaaacagaacccATTGTTATTTCGGCCTATATAAACACAGATGTTTTGAAGGAAAGAATATTCATTTTAGACTTATTTTTgagttttttaatttatttttttattaagggTTGGGCTGTAGGTTTAATTTAAGAAATCTTAGTCCATTAAACCTTGGTTGAAAATGATGTATCAGGTCAAAAGTGTTATTCGAAGTAATGGCTAAAACAAAGCTAGCTGTCTCCCTATATTTTCTTTAGACTAAGCTAACCCTGTTAGCCTAAGTAGCTGTACGCGCACgtggaaaaagaacaaaaagggtCTATAAGTctataaataaatcttgtgTATCTTTTATAAATACTAAAAAACAAGACAGTAAATGTCAAACAGTTGATTTACAGTTAATATATTTATGCTAACCTACTAATTTTTCCTACgatgtattgcttttttttgctaACCAAAAGATGTCCACTATAAATAAATGGAACCAAATGATGTTCTTCGGGGCATTTACAATGAGAATGTTCCCCAGTTTGTCAAATGAATGCATGTGGAATTCAAAATTGGATTGTGTTTAAATTTGGCACAGTGGCTTACTCGTTGCCCAACTCCTACATCATTGCTCTGTCAAAACAAATCCCAAAACATAACAAAACTCTCAATACCTTCATATAAATACTCATTTTAGATCTCAGAAAAAGAGTTTTCACACTTAATTTAACATCTCAGGGCTCCTTTATACTATTTTAGCTTACAGTATATAATTACTACTATATCTGTTGTGCTTTGATTGAATTCTTCCTCCTACGCATCTTTACTATCAGcaaaaaatcaatcatatttCCATATTTTCCTTCTGAAGATGGGATGGAGCTTAAATCTCCTACTTCCCTTAACAATGTGACCAACAGTTTGTGTTGATGCACTCTTGGCACTTTACGGCCAGCGTAGGAGCTGGATGAAGGACATTAGTTTTCCCTCTTACACCTACGATAACTAAGCTGCTTCCTGTTTTGTATTTGCCACACAGCCCCGTGGAGCCCTTTAAATCCACCTTTCCGACATCACCAAATTGTATTTATGCATGAGTACACTGGGGCAAGTGTGAAAGGCATGACTGTCGGAGTTGAAGCTGAGGCTTTTTACACGAGGGACAGTCTCGAGCAAGTTTTATGGGCCAACGGGGACCTCCAGGAGGAAATGAATCTAGTAAAGTAAGCTGCTGCCAGGCTGTATACAGAACAGGCCATTGAAACTCGGCTGTTGGGAGACGCGCTGTGAAGCAGACTAATGGCAGTCTTCACAGTCTGGAAGTTGTGTGCGCCTGTGAAAGCTTGTATGTACAATTTAAATGGTCGCTTGTTCATCATTATTAAACACTGCGAATGCTTGTACTGTTTCTGATAAAATATGTGGTGGGGACATTGTCTATCAAATGAATCCATCTCCAGAAAATGAAACCAGACAACAGCTGTGTTTTTGCTTCCTTGTTGTAAATTTCCCCTTCACTCAATGGTTTATTTGAAGACAATTCACAGAACAGGAACTTACATGGATTGACAGATGTAGTGTTTTCCCCAAAGACGTGGGAGCACACAATTGACAGAAGCTTCACGAACAACTAAAACCTTGAGGACCAGCAAACGGGGGGGGAGAGGGACGCACTTTATGGCTAGAAGAGGACAGTTGCACGACTCTTCTCTAACCTCTCACGTCCCCACCCGCTGCTGTGTTGTCAGCTGTCCTGTCGGCTATATTTAAATGCTCTCTGCACCTAAGAAATATGAGATGTAGCCAAATCGTCAATATGTGCACCTGTTTTTTCCAGTAGCGGCTGGAAGCCAGGCTGTGTGCCAGGGTCTGCATGTCAACATATTaataaaaatcctgaaatcTGGGTCGCAGGACGGTCTGCTCCACTTAACACCGAAAGCCTTCAAAGAAAGTGTTTAATCAAATGCGCCGTAGCGGCACTGTTATGTGTACTTTCTTCTAATCTTCCCCTAACTCGCCTTGAACTTGGAAAAATCAAATTGTGCAAAAAGAGATTTCAGTAACATTTTCAGTCTCTAAAACGAGACCCTTTGACCGGCACCTAATGCTTACTTTATGAACCAGTGCGTGTCAATATCTGTACAGTActttccaaaagtattcacgccaCACGCGTGAAACATGTTTCAGACCCCTAGAAAAGGTTGCCAcggtcagatgagaccacaGTTGTGGTGGTAGCACCATGGTTTCAGGAATGCTTATCTTCAGCTGGGACACGTGAGCTAGCCAGTTAACGGGgaaatggatggagctaaaaagaGGGCGATACGCGCCGAAAACCTGTCCTTGCAGGTTGGACCCCAAAATATGAATTACAATCAATTGGTTTTTGgatcaaaatacattaaaaatccagtgaaatccaTCTAAATCCTGCAAAGAAGCTGTGGCAAGATTCGAACAACTGATATCGGCAGACATTCTGTTTAATCTGActaagcttgagctattttgcaaagagggCAGTGAGATTTCAGTATTTAGAGGTGCAAAGCTGGGAGagacgtcccccccccccaatcccccCAAAGGCTTGCAACTGAGACGTCGAAAGCTGGTTCTAGAAAGTTTCGACTCAGCGGAGCTTGCATGAGACAAGTCTCCCTTTCATGCAGCGATTAGTTGGAaagcattagtgaacaaaaGTCAAGGTACACCCTGCTGTTCAGAGATGTCGAACAATTTGGCCATCCCTGGGGTGCAACATGGAGGTGGATGCGTCATGcggtggggatgcttttctacGGCGGTGACAGGGAAGCTGGCCAGAGTTAATctaaatgcagattttttttcccccccttctccACTTGACAATTATGCACCACTATGTGTCGGTCTGTTGCATGAAAATCGTACCAAAAGACACTTAaagatacttttgcaaggcactgtacattaCGATCACCCGTGACTGGAcactgtttgcagtttgcaatTGATCTTGAAGGCACGTTCCAATTGTATTTTGAACTGGAGGGAAGTATTCAGGGCAAACCCGGCTCACGTTCCAAAGTGCGCTCCACTGGTCAATAATCAACGGCGTGAATCTAGAAATGACAGTTTTAATACAAGCAGTAACATACTTCCTTTGAACTTAAATAGTTTGGAGTTATTTCTTTTGTTCACATATGCACAAATATCCAAGAGAAAATATTTATAACAGAAGCAACTTTTGAAGTTGAACACGACGATATGCTGGCGGACATTTGATCCTCCCCCCCTGGAAACCCATCCTTGACCAGGGGGACGCCGCAGCATCTGAGAATGTTCTGGACCGTTCTGGATTAGAGAACGAAGAGGCCCACCGGTGGAGGACGGAAACAGGTCTTCAGGAATTCTGTGGTTTGCTAGAAAATTTCACGCCCACGTGAGGGATTCGTCAAAGGGGCTCTGCAGCTGTCTGGGTTCCTGAGAGGGACAATGGCTCCTCAGTCAGgcctgtccttttttttttttttccaggaaaaTACTGTAGTTTCTGCTTTCAGCGCGGCGCTACATTAGAACTGTTAGTAAGCCTGTGTCCGGTCAGTGAATCAGTAATGCAGGGGTTGCTGCCAAGCCTAGTCACAGCTCAGACGGGTGAGCAGCCCAACCAAAGGCGATCCTGacgctgccccccccccccccaacccacccCCATGGATGCATGTCCCAAGACAGACCCATCTCAGGTTTTTATGGCCCTCGCTTGAGCAGGATTTGAGGAGGGATTAGCGCTCCTAAAAAGAAGAGAGGTCTGCCAGAGTAACAGCAGAGCGAACCAGCCCCGTCTCTTGCTTCATCCCCCCTCCCCAAATCCTCTCCGTCTCCACGGACCCTGCTGGTGTCAAACAGGCAGCGCGGTGAGAAAATAAGCTTCCTTCTCCTCGTTTCAAATCCCACTgtgtctgattggctgctcTTTCTctcgcttttttttcttttttctttttccttcctccCCCCCCTTTCCAGTATCACTATTTCTCCAGTTCATCGACCCAGCTCGGGTgaggatttaaaaaacaaccCAAGAGGCACGCTTGAGAGCTCCTGGTGGACCGCATTCCTGCAGCCTGTTTTGTTATTCCACCTTCTGCCCCTCAGCCTTGGTTAGGAGGACCCTGTAGgggaaaagaagcagaaaagttaaatatttaagtcACGCTACAAGCTACACAATGAATCAGAAGTAGGAGCTGTCGCCAAAGCCCACCCACCCCCCCATCAGTCCCCTGATAGGGCTGCACACTGACGGCTTTCGGGCCTCCCAGCACTGAAGGTTCTTGCTTGTAGGAGCTGCTGGTGACAGCGTGGTTGTAACCCCACTGGGAGCTCTGCCCCATCGCGGACAGCCCCGAACAATGACTCCCTTCTCGACAGCACAGTGACTCACTGCCAGCCCCCCCCGAGCCATCCATGAGGGAACCAAGCCATGCCAGGGACAGAACAACAAACCCTCTATGCAGCAGCAGAACAGTCGCTCGTTAAAGGGAACGCAGATCCTTCTGATTCCTCTTGTTTTTACTGCTCCTCACTTACGCGAATATTTAGACGGTATTGCTGCGATTTTTATTTCGGTTTTAACTATTTTCCAACCAACACAATAAAAGtcaaagtattcccaccccttgAACTTACTccctgcatgttctccctgtgcatgttccccccccccccccccccccccccccacacacacacacacacacacatgcacacaaccACAGGACTTCTTCTGGACACAAACAGTCATGCAGAAGGAatggatacatggttttcatgcttttttttttttttttttttttttacagtaaaaattggtcaaaaaaaaagagcatcaccacatcatgatgctgccgccaccatgtttcagcaCAGGGGTGGTAAGTTCAGGGTGTTGCTGAGTGCTTTCCGCCACACTCAGCGTCTTGCTGCTACTTAAGAGTCTGAAAATGGTGGCTGAGTCCCACATGGCTTGGGAACTTGAAAAAACGGGACACCTTTTGGCTTTCGTCTCACCTattttccataaaggccagatttcgAGGCCTCCGTTAGTAATGGTTGCCCCAGTCAACAGATTCTTTCTCCTGAGATGtggatctcagcagctcctccagagtcaccatgggcctcttggctgcttctgccGCTCTCCTTGCCCTTGTCTGGCCGTATCTCTGTATATTTACAGTTGTGCCACATGCTTTCCAGTGCTCTGTGAGGTGTTCAAACCTGGTGATGTTTAGTAATCCGCGCTTTaaacaactttctccctgacctgtctgctggttTCCATGAcgctgcttgtttttttaatgtcctctaacaaacctctgaggccttcgcagaacagctgcatgtaccctgagctatctctgtagttatgctgctataggcttaggctactggaggacatcacgGTCTATTtatctcactctactgagttctcctactgttctgcaatttgcattgtttgtcgttatttcagcttttaactttttgctttctctcttttttcttcaaagtAGGTACATcaggtctggcgttctgttagctgtgacatcatccaggggagacatatctcccgctattaccatctaacatagaacagattactagatcaatgtgtgcttctgtgcttttttgtctctcatattgtgtctctgctctgtcttctgcaacccccagtcagtcgaggcagataaccgttcacactgagcctggttctcctccctgttaatggggaattttcctttccactgtcgcttcatgcttgctcagtatgagggattgcagcaaagccatggacgatgcagacgactctccctgtagctctacgcttcttcaggagtgaatgctgcttgtcaagacttgatgcaacctactgggtttccttagatatggaattttttgaccaatctgtataatctgattgaaattgactttggaaagtgccttgagatgacatttatcATGAAATGACGCTAcgtaaataacatttaattgaattgaaaattgaatagACAGCTGGAGATGAGCACCAACCCCCCCTCGTGACCCACAGGGGATAGGCGTGTTAGacactggatggatggataaaaattGAATATACTGTGATTGAATTACACACACctggagtatttttttttgttttgctactaATTAGGTGAATTCTGAACGAATCGGCTGTAACGGGTTTTAGACATAAGGGGGGACAGatacatgttttaatttcaaaacCATGTATTATTTGTTCAATCCATTTCAGAATTATGCACTACGTTGTGTTGGTGCATGACATGAAATCCTAACAAAATACGCTGAACTCTGTGATAGCAACAGCACAGAACGTGTTAGGGTCCAAGGCACTGTAACTCATCAGCCCGTGACGGTTAGTGGACTCAAAGGGAAAGTCTGAtccaaagaggaaaaaaagagtgagCTATTACTGCTATCTATAACCAAGAGGAGGAGAGCGTAGATTACAAATGGATGTCATGCTCTGTGATCAAATGAGATGCAATCAACAGGTGGATCTGAGCGGAGCTTTTAAATCTGGCCTTTGGACTTCACCAATCAAGGGACATGTAAGAACAATTGAAGGTTTACAGTTAAAGGCAGCGCTTCTGCGGCCTGCCTGTCCTCTTTAATGACCAAAGTGAGTGTTTTTCTGTGGCTCCGCTTTCAGTTTGGCTCAGTGAGGTGCAGGTTATAGGTCACGGCACACAGAACACAACACAACGCACACCTACCCACTTCCTGTGCAAAACGGGAGTCTAGATTTAAACTCTGATTCAAACCAGATCCTCCGATTGTGCATGAACTTACCCTGCGGATTTCTGCTCCTCATGTGGCTTTCTCCGCGTTGTTCTTCTCATACCCCAGGTGCCTCATGACCTCGCTGCAGTAGGCCTCCACCTGGCCGATCTGCTCCACGTTGAGCCGCTCCCTCCACGCGTAGATCGCCTCCTTGGCATCCCTGGACGATATGAGGAAGGGCTTGTCCGACGAGTAGCCCTGTCCGTGCGTCATGTTCAGCGCGAACCTCTCCAGCGCGGGGAAGCTGGAGAGGTTGGAGAAGCGGAAgagcctctgcagctcctccatgggGCGCAGGACCAGGTCCTCGTAGCGAAGGCGCAGGTAGTTCCTCCTCACCCAGGGAGGCGCGTTGATCACCAGCATCATGTCGCTGAGCCAGTTGTCGCAGATCAGCTCCATGGCGCTGGCCACGTAGCTCTCTGCGCGGTTCATCCTGTTGCTGGGCACCAGCAGCCGCTTGTACTTGTCGCTCTGCTTCCTGCTGCGCAGCACCTGGATGCTCTCCTTCACCAGGGCCTGCTTGGACTTCAGCCGCGAGTTGTGCACGGCCCTCGGGTCCCTGAAGAGCTGGATGATCTGCAGGTTGATGGCCGGGTCTCGCATCAGAGGCACCAGGGTGCTCAGGTCCAGAACGCGGACCCCTTTGATCACCATCACCGGGTACTTCTTGCACTCCTTCTCCAGCTCCCGCAGGTCCCTCTTCTGGCACTTGGCGCACCGGTCCTCCCTCACCAGCCCGATCTCGTGGCGCCTGTGCGCGTCGCACAGCGGCTCCGAGCAGATCACCTTGTTCATCTTCCACCCGAATATGAACGACGTGGTGATGTTCTGCGAGCCGGCGTAAAGTTTGAGGACGGAGAAGTCGCAGCGGTACAGGGAGTTCATCATGTCGCGCACCGCGCCCTGCAGGCTGCCCGCGTCCCCGGGGTACAGAGCCTGCCAGATGTGCCACATGGGCTCGTACAGGTAGAAGACGTCCGGATGCTGGTTGAACAGCTCGCCCAGAAACGACGAGCCGGTCCTCCAGGTGGCGTGCAGGTAGATGTGCGTCCGCGACTGGCTCCTGTTCGCCGGGCTCTCCGCCGCATCGCTGCCGTTGGCTCTGTAGCCGTTGTCCCAGAGGAGCGCCACCGTGTTCTCCAGGTCCGGGCAtctgggctgctgctgctgcggcagTTTGGCATTCTGCGCGGATTTGTCCCGGTAATCCAGCACGTAGGGGATTAGAAGAAGCAGACCTGAATATGCCAGAATCAAAACCAAGTACTTCTTGTGGAGCCTCCTCTTCATCTCCTCTCGCCGAGACGGGGCTGGGGAGCTTGTTTTCACAAGAATCGGCGGCGCGGCGATCTGTGCGGCACCGCGGTCGCTACTGTAAAGTTATTGCGCTGTGTTGCTGCGGGTGCGCACCATTTCTCATCCGGCGAGGCGAGCGATGCGCCGGGTGGGCGTGGCTTCAAACGCCGCCTGACTGCAGAGACGGAATGAGGTTCAATGGTCCCACTTTCCCTCTTTGATCCGTGCTTTTTTTTTCGTGTTACTTTTACGTTTGATAAATGAGCCGAAAATGAGTTAAACTGATTATGTGACAGAATGggttttgctttaaaatcacATCGGGTTCTTTACAACGTGACTTATTAAATAGAGAGAAAGGCgttaaaactgcaaatcagaaatatgtatttaatttttcctATATTCAATTTCTGTTTTAGTTCTACGGAGATATTATGAGACTTGCTCCCAGGGCCGGTTCTATGCCCACAGATATGAGGGGGCAGGCAGGGAAGTTAAGGGGGAATTATGTGATCACATTATGCTCCTGCAAATTTATGTACttgatttgtgtttgtgtttgtgttttttttttttttttttttttcataaaaatagAGTAAGCTCAGCTGTTTCCAGCATCCACGAGATGAGCTGCACTTTAGTTTGGCCTCTAC
The Fundulus heteroclitus isolate FHET01 chromosome 9, MU-UCD_Fhet_4.1, whole genome shotgun sequence genome window above contains:
- the chst7 gene encoding carbohydrate sulfotransferase 7, whose amino-acid sequence is MKRRLHKKYLVLILAYSGLLLLIPYVLDYRDKSAQNAKLPQQQQPRCPDLENTVALLWDNGYRANGSDAAESPANRSQSRTHIYLHATWRTGSSFLGELFNQHPDVFYLYEPMWHIWQALYPGDAGSLQGAVRDMMNSLYRCDFSVLKLYAGSQNITTSFIFGWKMNKVICSEPLCDAHRRHEIGLVREDRCAKCQKRDLRELEKECKKYPVMVIKGVRVLDLSTLVPLMRDPAINLQIIQLFRDPRAVHNSRLKSKQALVKESIQVLRSRKQSDKYKRLLVPSNRMNRAESYVASAMELICDNWLSDMMLVINAPPWVRRNYLRLRYEDLVLRPMEELQRLFRFSNLSSFPALERFALNMTHGQGYSSDKPFLISSRDAKEAIYAWRERLNVEQIGQVEAYCSEVMRHLGYEKNNAEKAT